The Geoalkalibacter sp. genome includes a window with the following:
- a CDS encoding FixH family protein: protein MQRPPFDSRIPFFIVIAGFIAVVVALGGFNLSLRGLNQASLSETGRPASEPRFPLEERAAAGLTWELSLSLDDHRLEARLRDPRGEPISGAQGRLTLMLNPQAPLDLDLRETAAGLYVVTLPDDLDETVEALIRMEQAENHIARSLLIAF from the coding sequence GTGCAGCGACCGCCCTTCGACAGCCGCATCCCCTTTTTCATCGTCATCGCCGGCTTCATCGCCGTGGTGGTGGCGTTGGGCGGGTTCAATCTGTCTCTGCGCGGCCTGAATCAGGCATCGCTTTCGGAAACCGGCCGCCCGGCGAGCGAACCGCGCTTTCCCCTGGAGGAGCGGGCCGCCGCCGGCCTGACCTGGGAACTTTCCCTGAGCCTTGACGACCATCGGCTTGAAGCAAGACTGCGCGACCCTCGGGGAGAACCCATCAGCGGCGCCCAGGGACGCCTCACCCTGATGCTGAATCCTCAGGCTCCCCTTGACCTCGACCTAAGGGAAACGGCGGCCGGTCTGTATGTCGTCACCCTGCCCGACGACCTCGATGAAACCGTCGAGGCGCTCATTCGCATGGAACAGGCGGAAAATCACATCGCCCGTTCGCTCCTCATCGCCTTCTGA
- a CDS encoding polyprenyl synthetase family protein has protein sequence MENALKLLAGDLEKVESQFKEFLNSDVYLVRKVGEYVIASGGKRMRPMLLLLCARLSGYQGEQHVGLGAVVEFLHTATLLHDDVVDDAVLRRGNASANTLWGNQASVLVGDFLFAKSFSIMVRGGNLDVLQVLADATTRMAEGEIMQLVGTCDLSMDEGRYLDVVRSKTAVLISAACEVGGILGGVSPAQREALRDFGMDLGIAFQFMDDALDYVAEEAEFGKARGHDLAEGKMTLPLIHALRQCGAEEHKQVEEIVERDELTPEALDYVCALIDRFGGIEHTRRRALALVEQAKARLAGFPESVAREALFGLADYVVARRK, from the coding sequence ATGGAAAATGCCCTGAAGCTTCTCGCCGGCGACCTGGAGAAGGTTGAAAGCCAGTTCAAGGAATTTCTCAATTCCGATGTCTACCTGGTGCGCAAGGTAGGCGAGTACGTCATCGCCAGCGGCGGCAAACGCATGCGTCCCATGCTGCTGCTGCTCTGCGCCCGGCTCAGCGGCTACCAGGGCGAGCAGCACGTCGGGCTGGGCGCGGTGGTTGAATTTCTGCATACCGCGACCCTCTTGCATGACGATGTGGTGGATGACGCCGTGCTGCGGCGGGGCAATGCCTCGGCCAACACCCTGTGGGGCAATCAGGCCTCGGTGCTGGTCGGCGATTTTCTGTTCGCCAAGTCCTTTTCCATCATGGTGCGCGGCGGCAATCTCGACGTGCTGCAGGTCCTCGCCGATGCCACGACCCGCATGGCCGAGGGCGAAATCATGCAGTTGGTGGGCACCTGCGATCTGAGCATGGATGAAGGGCGCTACCTCGATGTGGTGCGCAGCAAGACGGCGGTGCTGATCTCGGCGGCCTGCGAGGTCGGCGGCATCCTCGGCGGGGTGAGTCCCGCGCAGCGTGAGGCACTGCGGGATTTCGGCATGGATCTCGGCATCGCCTTTCAGTTCATGGACGATGCCCTCGATTATGTGGCCGAGGAAGCCGAATTCGGCAAGGCGCGCGGTCACGACCTGGCCGAGGGCAAGATGACCCTGCCGCTGATTCATGCCCTGCGCCAGTGCGGCGCCGAGGAGCACAAGCAGGTGGAGGAAATCGTCGAGCGGGATGAGCTCACCCCCGAGGCTCTGGACTACGTCTGCGCGTTGATCGATCGTTTCGGCGGCATCGAGCATACCCGCCGACGTGCCCTGGCCCTGGTGGAGCAGGCCAAGGCGCGACTGGCCGGCTTCCCCGAATCCGTTGCGCGGGAGGCGTTGTTCGGTCTTGCCGATTACGTGGTCGCCCGTCGCAAATAA
- a CDS encoding sensor histidine kinase, with amino-acid sequence MPTTIGKKLFLLTASAQVLVLALTLAFLERSQARRWEEHLHAQSAAFARLATPEVLKVFRGTFPPSPQPPPSELRELLAFNPDLLQFSLYAPSGRLLYASPLLGDDAGVAVEVLAPPTVERLQKPLVSLETLRLSSGARVLDLVHPALGPTGEQILSLRYLISYAGTQQLQAAARADYLRIALIAILTSLMLTALVARRVSRPLRQLTAGARAVARGELDLKLPPLGQDEIGTLAQAFNDMAAGLAAKHRELHDKNRALENANLELRKIQDHLVRAEKLAAIGQLAAGVSHEIDNPVGIILGYAELLRDEFPPGDARREDAETIIRECLRCRRITGSLLGFARGEPTRREALDLKALTAETLRSVQVQKLFREIRWVTRFPDKPVRIAGDPDKLRQVLINLLLNAAQALQGQGEIRLEMAAREDQVEICVADNGPGIAEADRERVFELFFSTKERGQGTGLGLAICRKLIEEHGGTITASASPEGGALLRLVLPLADEEKNFDMEENNSLG; translated from the coding sequence ATGCCCACCACCATTGGTAAAAAACTTTTTCTCCTCACGGCTTCCGCGCAAGTTCTGGTGCTGGCCCTGACCCTGGCGTTTCTCGAGCGCAGTCAGGCCCGCCGCTGGGAGGAGCACCTTCATGCGCAGAGCGCGGCCTTTGCGCGGCTGGCGACTCCCGAGGTACTCAAGGTGTTTCGCGGCACCTTTCCGCCGTCCCCGCAGCCGCCGCCCTCCGAATTGCGCGAGTTGCTCGCCTTCAATCCGGATCTTCTCCAATTTTCCCTTTATGCGCCGAGCGGGCGGCTGCTTTATGCCTCGCCGCTGCTCGGTGACGATGCCGGCGTCGCCGTCGAGGTTTTGGCGCCGCCCACCGTGGAGCGTTTGCAGAAACCCCTGGTGTCCCTGGAGACCCTGCGGCTGTCCTCCGGAGCGCGTGTTCTTGATCTCGTTCATCCCGCCCTGGGCCCAACCGGCGAGCAGATTCTGTCCCTGCGCTATCTGATTTCCTATGCCGGCACCCAGCAGTTGCAGGCGGCGGCGCGGGCCGATTATCTGCGCATCGCCCTGATCGCCATTCTCACCTCCCTGATGCTGACCGCCCTGGTGGCGCGCCGCGTGAGCCGTCCCCTGCGGCAGCTCACGGCCGGGGCGCGGGCGGTGGCGCGTGGTGAACTGGACCTGAAGCTGCCGCCCTTGGGACAGGACGAGATCGGCACCCTGGCGCAGGCCTTCAACGATATGGCGGCCGGATTGGCCGCCAAGCACCGCGAACTGCACGACAAGAACCGAGCCTTGGAGAATGCCAACCTTGAATTGCGCAAGATCCAGGATCATCTGGTGCGCGCCGAAAAGCTCGCGGCCATCGGTCAGTTGGCGGCCGGGGTGTCCCATGAAATCGACAACCCCGTGGGGATCATTCTCGGCTATGCCGAATTGCTGCGCGATGAGTTTCCCCCGGGCGACGCGCGGCGCGAGGATGCCGAAACCATTATCCGCGAGTGTCTGCGCTGTCGGCGCATCACCGGCAGTCTGCTGGGGTTCGCCCGCGGCGAGCCGACCCGCCGAGAAGCTCTCGACCTGAAGGCCCTGACGGCCGAAACCTTGCGTTCCGTGCAGGTGCAGAAGCTGTTTCGCGAGATCCGCTGGGTCACGCGATTTCCCGATAAACCGGTGCGCATCGCCGGTGATCCCGACAAACTGCGGCAGGTGCTGATCAATCTGCTGCTCAATGCCGCCCAGGCTCTCCAGGGGCAAGGAGAAATCCGCCTGGAGATGGCAGCTCGCGAGGATCAGGTGGAAATTTGCGTGGCCGACAATGGACCCGGCATCGCCGAGGCGGATCGGGAAAGGGTTTTCGAGCTGTTTTTTTCAACCAAGGAGCGGGGGCAGGGCACGGGACTGGGTTTGGCCATCTGCCGCAAGCTCATCGAGGAGCACGGCGGGACGATCACGGCGTCGGCGTCTCCCGAGGGCGGCGCGCTGCTGCGGCTGGTGCTGCCCCTGGCGGACGAGGAAAAAAACTTTGACATGGAAGAAAACAATTCACTAGGATAG
- a CDS encoding PAS domain-containing sensor histidine kinase: protein MPRINLHQKILFAFLALAFVPLAFLAFYSASNLRQVEEYLRTSATRALDQQAAKALELRALMVADEVALFLRGIEEDLHDLSLIAPTPENYLRFQQQHRRPIWYRGGTNAEPVEVREEIPLYREIAWVAADGRERLRIDDGRVSGELRDLSDPRNTTYLSEDYFLQAARLPAGEVHVTHVTGWHVSKSEQLGAAATPEEAVEGVKYEGVVRFAMPLRDAAGDLQAVLVLSLDHRHLMAFTQHITPTDERFVLFPSYDSGNYAFMFDDEGWIITHPKFWDLRGLDREGRLVPPYTADSSAEDIEQGLIPYNLLHAAFIHPNYPVVARAVLQGRSGVVDVTNVGGSRKIMAYAPIHYAGGVYRESGVFGGITIGAELRQFHQAALETSAFIRAEMTRYMHRSWLLIVFTMIVVFVVAWRLTQGITGPLLRLTEGTRRMARGDLAARVAVSRRDEVGQLAEAFNAMAQELNHRRRRLFDSLAALRRSRTQIIRERNFKRTVLENIETGILTLDEHNRVTSLNDSARRILDLDELSGSVELLECLSAWPELTAALREALPLNPRERWARYVKLERRGRSLTLRLALVPLVLSETLGRILTVEDLTERVTMREHLERMERLASLGRLSAGIAHEIRNPLTGISLMLDDLHDRLLRNPADQVLIQRALQEIERLEGLVNELLTFATTARSTLKPGHLAPVLSDILFLVSKQCERAGVVLEQQIDADLPAFPLDAAKLKQAFLNLLTNAIDAMPGGGRLKVLADLCDGQVRVLIADSGEGIAEDRLSLIFEPFYTSKGEGTGLGLSITHNIISDHGGRIEVKSHPGQGTEFTLWFPLQAEV from the coding sequence ATGCCGCGTATCAACCTGCATCAGAAGATTCTCTTTGCCTTTCTCGCCCTGGCCTTCGTGCCCCTGGCGTTTCTCGCTTTTTATTCCGCGAGCAACCTGCGTCAGGTAGAGGAATACCTGCGGACCAGCGCGACCCGCGCCCTGGATCAGCAGGCGGCCAAGGCCCTGGAATTGCGCGCCCTCATGGTGGCCGACGAGGTGGCTTTGTTTCTGCGCGGCATCGAGGAAGACCTGCACGATCTCAGCCTGATTGCGCCGACGCCCGAGAATTACCTGCGCTTCCAGCAGCAGCATCGCCGCCCCATCTGGTACCGCGGCGGCACCAACGCCGAGCCGGTGGAGGTGCGCGAGGAGATTCCCCTGTATCGGGAAATCGCCTGGGTCGCCGCCGACGGCCGCGAGCGCCTGCGTATCGATGACGGTCGCGTGTCCGGCGAATTGCGCGACCTCTCCGATCCGCGCAACACCACCTATCTGTCCGAGGATTATTTTCTCCAGGCCGCGCGCCTTCCGGCGGGCGAGGTGCATGTCACGCACGTGACGGGGTGGCATGTGAGCAAGTCGGAGCAATTGGGCGCCGCCGCCACTCCCGAGGAGGCCGTCGAGGGTGTCAAGTACGAGGGCGTGGTGCGCTTCGCCATGCCGCTGCGCGACGCCGCGGGAGATCTCCAGGCCGTGCTGGTGCTCTCCCTCGATCATCGTCATCTGATGGCCTTCACTCAGCACATCACGCCCACCGACGAGCGCTTCGTGCTTTTTCCCTCTTACGACAGCGGCAACTACGCCTTCATGTTCGACGACGAGGGCTGGATCATCACCCATCCCAAGTTCTGGGATCTGCGCGGCCTGGATCGCGAGGGGCGCCTGGTGCCGCCCTATACCGCCGATTCCTCCGCCGAGGATATCGAACAGGGCCTGATCCCCTACAATCTGCTGCACGCCGCCTTCATCCATCCCAATTACCCGGTGGTGGCGCGCGCCGTGCTGCAGGGCCGATCCGGCGTGGTCGACGTCACCAATGTGGGCGGATCACGCAAAATCATGGCCTATGCGCCCATTCATTACGCCGGCGGCGTGTATCGGGAATCGGGAGTCTTCGGCGGCATCACCATCGGCGCCGAACTGCGCCAGTTTCACCAGGCCGCCCTGGAAACCTCGGCCTTCATCCGTGCCGAGATGACGCGTTACATGCACCGCTCCTGGCTGCTGATCGTTTTCACCATGATCGTGGTGTTCGTGGTGGCCTGGCGATTGACCCAGGGCATCACAGGGCCCTTGCTGCGGCTGACCGAAGGCACCCGGCGGATGGCGCGCGGCGATCTCGCCGCGCGAGTTGCCGTCAGCCGTCGGGATGAGGTCGGGCAGCTGGCCGAAGCCTTCAATGCCATGGCGCAGGAGCTCAACCATCGGCGCCGCAGGCTGTTCGACTCCCTGGCGGCGCTGCGCCGTTCGCGCACCCAGATCATTCGCGAGCGCAACTTCAAGCGCACGGTTCTGGAGAACATCGAAACCGGCATCCTCACCCTCGACGAGCACAATCGGGTGACCTCGCTCAACGATTCGGCGCGCCGGATTCTGGATCTGGATGAACTTTCCGGCTCCGTGGAATTGCTCGAATGTCTCAGCGCCTGGCCCGAACTGACCGCCGCCCTGCGCGAGGCCTTGCCCCTCAATCCCCGTGAGCGCTGGGCGCGCTATGTCAAACTCGAGCGCCGGGGGCGGAGTCTGACCCTGCGCCTGGCCCTGGTGCCGCTGGTGCTCTCCGAAACCCTGGGTCGCATCCTCACCGTGGAGGATCTGACGGAGCGCGTGACCATGCGCGAGCACCTGGAGCGCATGGAGCGCCTGGCTTCGCTGGGACGGCTTTCGGCGGGCATCGCCCATGAGATCCGCAATCCTCTCACCGGCATCAGTTTGATGCTCGACGACCTGCACGACCGTTTGTTGCGCAATCCCGCCGATCAGGTTCTGATCCAGCGCGCCCTGCAGGAAATCGAGCGGCTCGAAGGGCTGGTCAACGAGTTGCTGACCTTTGCCACCACCGCCCGCTCGACCCTCAAGCCCGGACACCTGGCGCCGGTGCTGAGCGATATTCTGTTCCTGGTGAGCAAGCAATGCGAGCGCGCGGGCGTCGTGCTCGAGCAGCAGATCGACGCGGATCTTCCCGCCTTTCCCCTGGATGCGGCCAAGCTCAAGCAGGCTTTTCTCAATCTGCTGACCAACGCCATCGACGCCATGCCCGGCGGCGGCCGGCTCAAAGTGCTGGCGGACCTTTGCGACGGGCAGGTGCGGGTGCTCATCGCCGACAGCGGCGAAGGCATCGCCGAGGATCGCCTGTCACTGATCTTCGAGCCCTTCTACACCAGCAAGGGTGAAGGTACCGGCCTGGGCCTCTCCATCACGCACAACATCATCTCCGACCACGGGGGACGCATCGAGGTGAAAAGCCACCCTGGACAGGGCACCGAGTTCACTCTGTGGTTTCCGCTGCAAGCCGAAGTTTGA